One Belonocnema kinseyi isolate 2016_QV_RU_SX_M_011 chromosome 6, B_treatae_v1, whole genome shotgun sequence genomic region harbors:
- the LOC117174367 gene encoding ubiquitin carboxyl-terminal hydrolase-like, which translates to MSLVPLESNPEVMTKLLHKLGVPKKWNIVDVYGLDPDSLAFLLKPVLAMLLLYPETDQQESAEIRQEADTSVSSNIYFLRQFLSNVCGTIALIHSVANNLDEIELKDGFLKTFLEKTKNLSSTERGELLVKEEDLIKLHKELSQEGQSEIQNEATRRRRHYVTFVQKDGHIYELSGGKISPINRGPSTPDSFLDDAASVCQEYMKRDPNEISYTMLALVPTL; encoded by the exons ATGAGTTTGGTTCCATTGGAATCTAATCCTGAG GTTATGACGAAG ctaTTGCATAAACTGGGCGTTCCAAAAAAGTGGAATATTGTCGACGTTTATGGCTTAGATCCGGACTCTTTGGCTTTTTTACTTAAGCCGGTTCTTGCCATGCTACTTTTATATCCAGAGACTGATCAG caAGAATCAGCAGAAATTCGTCAAGAAGCTGACACAAGCGTGtcttctaatatttattttttgaggcaatttttatCAAACGTATGTGGAACGATCGCTTTAATTCATAGTGTTGCAAATAATCTTGATGA GATTGAGCTTAAAGACGGattcttgaaaacatttttggaaaaaacaaaaaatctttcaagCACTGAACGTGGAGAACTGCTAGTTAAAGAAGAGGATCTTATTAAACTTCATAAAGAATTGTCTCAAGAAGGACAGTCTGAG ATTCAAAATGAAGCAACACGGAGACGTCGTCATTATGTGACATTTGTACAAAAAGATGGTCATATTTACGAACTGT CTGGAGGAAAAATCTCGCCAATTAATCGGGGACCATCAACACCTGATTCTTTCCTGGATGATGCTGCTAGTGTTTGTCAAGAATATATGAAACGAGATCCAAATGAAATTAGTTATACGATGCTCGCACTTGTTCCTACCTTATAA
- the LOC117174369 gene encoding ubiquitin carboxyl-terminal hydrolase-like isoform X3, with translation MSLVPLEFNPEMLHKLGVPKKWNMVDVYGLDPDSLAILMKPVLAMILLYPQTDEQEAAENSKHPDTNVSPNIYFLKQFLSNACGTIALIHSVANNLDAIELQDGFLKFFFENTKNLSSVERGELLLKAEDLIEIHKELSQEGQSTVPSEDEPVLHHFVAFVQKDGHIYELDGRKTSPVNHGNSAPASFLENVARVCQEYMQRDPNEIRYTMVALVPAE, from the exons ATGAGTTTGGTCCCATTGGAATTTAATCCTGAG atgttgCATAAACTGGGAgttccaaaaaaatggaatatggtCGATGTCTATGGCTTAGATCCCGACTCGTTGGCTATTTTGATGAAACCAGTTCTCGCTATGATACTATTATACCCGCAGACTGACGAG CAGGAAGCAGCAGAAAATTCTAAACATCCTGATACCAATGTCTCTCCcaatatttatttcctaaagcAGTTTCTATCGAACGCGTGTGGCACTATTGCTTTGATTCATAGCGTTGCCAATAATCTTGACGC GATTGAACTTCAAGacggatttttgaaatttttttttgaaaataccaaaAATCTATCGAGCGTTGAACGTGGTGAACTTTTACTCAAAGCAGAAGACCTAATCGAAATTCACAAAGAATTATCGCAAGAAGGACAGTCAACG GTACCTAGTGAAGATGAACCCGTACTTCATCACTTTGTCGCATTTGTTCAAAAAGATGGTCATATTTATGAATTAGATGGACGGAAAACTTCCCCAGTTAATCATGGAAATTCTGCGCCTGcttcatttttggaaaatgttgCTCGCGTTTGTCAAGAATATATGCAACGAGATCCAAACGAAATTCGCTACACGATGGTCGCACTTGTTCCTGCCGAGTGA
- the LOC117174369 gene encoding ubiquitin carboxyl-terminal hydrolase-like isoform X1 gives MSLVPLEFNPEVMTQMLHKLGVPKKWNMVDVYGLDPDSLAILMKPVLAMILLYPQTDEQEAAENSKHPDTNVSPNIYFLKQFLSNACGTIALIHSVANNLDAIELQDGFLKFFFENTKNLSSVERGELLLKAEDLIEIHKELSQEGQSTVPSEDEPVLHHFVAFVQKDGHIYELDGRKTSPVNHGNSAPASFLENVARVCQEYMQRDPNEIRYTMVALVPAE, from the exons ATGAGTTTGGTCCCATTGGAATTTAATCCTGAG GTTATGACACAG atgttgCATAAACTGGGAgttccaaaaaaatggaatatggtCGATGTCTATGGCTTAGATCCCGACTCGTTGGCTATTTTGATGAAACCAGTTCTCGCTATGATACTATTATACCCGCAGACTGACGAG CAGGAAGCAGCAGAAAATTCTAAACATCCTGATACCAATGTCTCTCCcaatatttatttcctaaagcAGTTTCTATCGAACGCGTGTGGCACTATTGCTTTGATTCATAGCGTTGCCAATAATCTTGACGC GATTGAACTTCAAGacggatttttgaaatttttttttgaaaataccaaaAATCTATCGAGCGTTGAACGTGGTGAACTTTTACTCAAAGCAGAAGACCTAATCGAAATTCACAAAGAATTATCGCAAGAAGGACAGTCAACG GTACCTAGTGAAGATGAACCCGTACTTCATCACTTTGTCGCATTTGTTCAAAAAGATGGTCATATTTATGAATTAGATGGACGGAAAACTTCCCCAGTTAATCATGGAAATTCTGCGCCTGcttcatttttggaaaatgttgCTCGCGTTTGTCAAGAATATATGCAACGAGATCCAAACGAAATTCGCTACACGATGGTCGCACTTGTTCCTGCCGAGTGA
- the LOC117174369 gene encoding ubiquitin carboxyl-terminal hydrolase-like isoform X2, with product MSLVPLEFNPEVMTQMLHKLGVPKKWNMVDVYGLDPDSLAILMKPVLAMILLYPQTDEEAAENSKHPDTNVSPNIYFLKQFLSNACGTIALIHSVANNLDAIELQDGFLKFFFENTKNLSSVERGELLLKAEDLIEIHKELSQEGQSTVPSEDEPVLHHFVAFVQKDGHIYELDGRKTSPVNHGNSAPASFLENVARVCQEYMQRDPNEIRYTMVALVPAE from the exons ATGAGTTTGGTCCCATTGGAATTTAATCCTGAG GTTATGACACAG atgttgCATAAACTGGGAgttccaaaaaaatggaatatggtCGATGTCTATGGCTTAGATCCCGACTCGTTGGCTATTTTGATGAAACCAGTTCTCGCTATGATACTATTATACCCGCAGACTGACGAG GAAGCAGCAGAAAATTCTAAACATCCTGATACCAATGTCTCTCCcaatatttatttcctaaagcAGTTTCTATCGAACGCGTGTGGCACTATTGCTTTGATTCATAGCGTTGCCAATAATCTTGACGC GATTGAACTTCAAGacggatttttgaaatttttttttgaaaataccaaaAATCTATCGAGCGTTGAACGTGGTGAACTTTTACTCAAAGCAGAAGACCTAATCGAAATTCACAAAGAATTATCGCAAGAAGGACAGTCAACG GTACCTAGTGAAGATGAACCCGTACTTCATCACTTTGTCGCATTTGTTCAAAAAGATGGTCATATTTATGAATTAGATGGACGGAAAACTTCCCCAGTTAATCATGGAAATTCTGCGCCTGcttcatttttggaaaatgttgCTCGCGTTTGTCAAGAATATATGCAACGAGATCCAAACGAAATTCGCTACACGATGGTCGCACTTGTTCCTGCCGAGTGA